From Coffea arabica cultivar ET-39 chromosome 10e, Coffea Arabica ET-39 HiFi, whole genome shotgun sequence, one genomic window encodes:
- the LOC140015363 gene encoding uncharacterized protein produces the protein MAVGLPLDLRDFLLRARVLRLYRQALRTIRRAPVDSRAELRDIIRQELETNRNCNDKQKIRFLISDGLQRLKGLDETLDMQGRRG, from the exons ATGGCGGTGGGGTTGCCGCTGGATTTGCGGGACTTCCTTCTCCGAGCTCGTGTGCTGAGGCTTTATCGACAAGCTCTCAGGACCATTCGTAGAGCTCCCGTTGACTCTAGAG CTGAATTGAGGGATATCATTAGACAAGAGCTGGAAACCAACAGGAATTGCAATGACAAGCAGAAAATTCGGTTTTTGATTAGCGATGGATTACAAAGATTGAAAGGACTGGATGAGACGCTCGATATGCAAGGTCGTCGTGGCTAA
- the LOC140015435 gene encoding uncharacterized protein encodes MSSKLHAYRALLLTHLRSHQPNSHLRLLHHGPDTVEELLDRHVVKKERSLDDDENELLTRQRLTSTRREALSLYRDIIRASRFFMWPDSRGVLWRDVLRENARKEFEEARFEKDPEIITRLLIGGRDAVQAALDKLVEKQKQQIEKERNDSTRPR; translated from the coding sequence atgTCAAGCAAGCTTCACGCTTATCGAGCGCTCCTCCTAACCCATCTCCGTTCTCACCAGCCCAATAGCCATCTCCGTTTATTGCACCATGGCCCAGACACGGTGGAGGAGCTATTGGACAGACACGTGGTGAAGAAAGAAAGGAGCTTGGATGATGACGAAAACGAGCTCTTGACTCGCCAACGACTCACCAGCACCCGTCGCGAGGCGCTGAGTCTCTACCGAGACATCATCCGGGCCAGCCGTTTCTTTATGTGGCCGGACTCCCGGGGCGTTCTCTGGCGGGATGTTCTTAGAGAGAATGCCCGGAAAGAGTTCGAGGAGGCCCGTTTCGAAAAAGATCCGGAAATTATCACCCGGTTACTAATTGGTGGTCGTGATGCCGTCCAAGCCGCGCTAGATAAGCTTGTGGAGAAACAGAAGCAGCAGATTGAAAAGGAGCGAAACGATTCTACTCGTCCTCGATGA